The Campylobacter concisus genome has a window encoding:
- the rpsF gene encoding 30S ribosomal protein S6, which yields MKHYELLFILKPTLTEEEVKAKVDFVKEVITKNGGEIATVVEMGTRKLAYTIKKYERGTYFVIYYKAPPALLAELTRNVRITEDIIRFLSVKYENKREIAAWERLCKGIKQTIKKEPREPRAPREPRAEKVDEQTFTEE from the coding sequence ATGAAACATTACGAGCTTTTATTTATTCTTAAGCCGACATTGACGGAAGAGGAAGTTAAAGCTAAGGTTGACTTCGTAAAAGAAGTCATAACAAAAAACGGCGGCGAGATCGCTACTGTCGTTGAGATGGGCACTAGAAAACTAGCTTATACCATCAAAAAATATGAGCGTGGAACATATTTTGTTATCTATTACAAAGCTCCACCAGCACTTCTTGCAGAGCTTACAAGAAACGTAAGAATCACAGAAGATATCATAAGATTTTTAAGCGTTAAATATGAAAACAAACGCGAAATCGCAGCTTGGGAAAGACTTTGCAAAGGTATCAAGCAAACTATAAAAAAAGAACCACGCGAGCCAAGAGCACCACGCGAGCCAAGAGCTGAAAAAGTAGACGAGCAAACATTTACAGAAGAATAA
- a CDS encoding single-stranded DNA-binding protein: MFNKVVLVGNLTRDIELRYTTSGSAIGNSGIAVTRRFNTNGEKREETCFIDISFFGKAAEIANQYLSKGSKLLVEGRLKFDQWTDNNGQNRSKHSIVVENMEMLGGNGGAGGQNQGGFNQNNSYSQQRNYGSNNNYGDGGYQNSAPQRQQAQPQNKKQQEYYEEKIPDINVDADNFEGDNEIPF; the protein is encoded by the coding sequence ATGTTCAATAAAGTAGTATTAGTTGGAAATTTAACCAGAGATATAGAGCTTAGATATACTACTAGCGGGTCAGCTATCGGAAATTCTGGTATCGCTGTAACTAGAAGATTTAACACAAATGGTGAAAAACGCGAAGAGACATGCTTTATTGACATATCATTCTTTGGCAAAGCAGCTGAGATAGCAAATCAGTATCTAAGTAAAGGCTCAAAGCTACTTGTTGAAGGAAGATTGAAATTTGATCAATGGACCGACAACAATGGACAAAACCGCTCAAAGCACTCGATTGTAGTAGAAAATATGGAGATGCTTGGCGGAAATGGCGGAGCTGGTGGACAAAATCAAGGTGGATTTAATCAAAATAATTCATACTCACAACAAAGAAATTATGGCTCAAACAATAACTATGGTGATGGCGGATATCAAAACTCAGCACCACAAAGACAGCAAGCACAGCCACAAAATAAAAAGCAACAAGAGTATTATGAAGAGAAAATCCCTGATATAAATGTTGACGCTGACAATTTTGAAGGCGATAACGAAATACCGTTTTAA
- the rpsR gene encoding 30S ribosomal protein S18, whose amino-acid sequence MAEKRKYSRKYCKFTEAKIDFIDYKDTSLLKYCLSERFKIMPRRLTGTSKRYQEMVEKAIKRARHAAIIPYIIDRKDVVSNPFEGL is encoded by the coding sequence ATGGCAGAAAAAAGAAAATATTCACGCAAATATTGCAAATTTACAGAAGCAAAGATTGATTTTATAGACTACAAAGATACTTCACTTTTAAAGTATTGCTTATCAGAGAGATTTAAAATCATGCCAAGACGCCTAACTGGCACATCAAAAAGATATCAAGAGATGGTAGAAAAAGCAATCAAGAGAGCTCGTCACGCAGCCATCATACCTTATATAATTGATCGCAAAGACGTAGTTTCAAATCCTTTTGAAGGTCTATAA
- the cas1 gene encoding CRISPR-associated endonuclease Cas1 encodes MQKSDRTHFILSPGRLYRQDNNIYFEKFDEMGERASCKILPVNAIDEIYVLAKVQIDTYTIAFLADNNILLHIFSPYQSFRGNFYPNTPNSVNKSGFVLLCQLRSFDDPIKRAYIAREITRAHIINDAANCKRHGVKFDVQPHIKALDAATSVPAIMAVEGAFQKLYYEKWNEIIADQRSFKFTVRSKRPPADKINSFISYVNTRIYNVCLSEIYKTELDPRIGFLHEPNYRALSLHLDLAEIFKPILGDTLIFNMLNKKEITAKDFQTDAGRIKFSNDAVQKIELKMISRLCETLTVGGRELTWRQVIRREANKLKKCICEDAPYEGFKWE; translated from the coding sequence ATGCAAAAGAGCGACAGGACGCACTTTATACTTAGTCCAGGTAGGCTTTATAGGCAAGATAACAATATCTATTTTGAAAAATTTGACGAGATGGGCGAGCGAGCTTCGTGCAAGATCCTGCCGGTAAACGCGATCGATGAAATTTACGTGCTGGCAAAGGTGCAGATCGACACCTACACCATCGCATTTTTAGCGGATAATAACATCCTTTTGCACATCTTTAGTCCGTATCAGAGCTTTCGCGGGAATTTCTACCCAAACACGCCAAACTCCGTAAATAAAAGCGGCTTTGTGCTGCTTTGCCAGCTCCGCTCTTTTGATGATCCGATCAAACGTGCATATATCGCGCGCGAGATCACTAGAGCCCACATCATAAATGACGCTGCAAACTGCAAAAGACACGGCGTAAAATTTGACGTGCAGCCTCACATAAAGGCACTAGATGCGGCCACTAGCGTGCCTGCTATCATGGCGGTAGAGGGTGCATTTCAAAAGCTCTACTACGAAAAGTGGAACGAGATCATCGCAGATCAGCGAAGCTTTAAATTTACCGTCCGCTCAAAACGCCCGCCCGCTGATAAGATCAACAGCTTCATAAGCTACGTAAATACGCGCATTTATAACGTTTGTCTCAGCGAAATTTACAAGACCGAGCTAGATCCTCGCATCGGCTTTTTGCACGAGCCAAACTACCGCGCACTAAGCCTACACCTCGATCTTGCGGAGATTTTTAAGCCGATCTTGGGCGATACGCTGATTTTTAATATGCTAAATAAAAAAGAGATCACCGCAAAGGACTTCCAAACGGACGCTGGCAGGATAAAATTTAGCAACGACGCCGTGCAAAAGATCGAGCTAAAGATGATCTCGCGTCTTTGCGAGACGCTCACGGTGGGCGGTAGGGAGCTAACGTGGAGGCAGGTGATCCGCCGCGAAGCAAACAAGCTTAAAAAGTGCATCTGCGAGGACGCGCCTTATGAAGGATTTAAGTGGGAGTGA
- the cas2 gene encoding CRISPR-associated endonuclease Cas2 codes for MYVILFYDIAGREQKERNNANRIRKAVEKFLPRVQFSVYEGEIRESDFKKLSKTLQKECVSELDSIVIYTFNSLKYSERIVIGVDKNSPVFS; via the coding sequence ATGTATGTGATACTTTTTTACGACATCGCAGGGCGCGAGCAAAAAGAGCGAAATAACGCAAATCGCATCAGAAAAGCGGTCGAGAAATTTCTGCCTCGCGTCCAGTTTTCAGTCTATGAGGGCGAGATCCGCGAGAGCGACTTTAAAAAGCTAAGCAAGACGCTGCAAAAAGAGTGCGTAAGCGAGCTAGACTCCATCGTCATCTATACATTTAACTCACTAAAATACTCCGAGCGCATCGTCATTGGCGTAGATAAAAATAGCCCGGTATTTAGCTAA
- a CDS encoding CRISPR-associated protein Cas4 — protein sequence MFSKDQITGTLVNYYFTCKREAWLYAHQIHADQEDENVLMGKALADIKERDLQEFAFGNLKFDKLSKQHGHYLITEYKKSLKNELAGKMQLLFYIYLLKTCLNLKEVKGKLISGKKVILVDDTSENFALMEQILGEISALVNLEKPPKFMQGKFCQNCAYRDYCTA from the coding sequence ATGTTCTCAAAAGATCAGATCACTGGCACGCTTGTGAATTACTACTTCACCTGTAAGCGCGAGGCGTGGCTTTACGCGCATCAGATCCATGCCGACCAAGAGGATGAAAACGTGCTGATGGGCAAGGCGCTGGCGGACATCAAAGAGCGCGATTTGCAAGAATTTGCCTTTGGCAACCTAAAATTTGACAAACTCTCAAAACAGCACGGCCACTACCTCATCACTGAGTATAAAAAGAGCCTAAAAAACGAGCTTGCAGGCAAGATGCAACTGCTTTTTTACATCTATCTTTTAAAAACGTGCTTAAATTTAAAAGAGGTAAAAGGCAAACTAATAAGCGGTAAAAAGGTGATATTAGTTGATGACACCAGCGAAAATTTCGCTCTAATGGAGCAAATTTTAGGCGAGATAAGCGCACTTGTAAATTTAGAAAAGCCGCCCAAATTTATGCAGGGCAAATTTTGCCAAAACTGCGCATATCGCGACTATTGCACTGCTTAG
- the cas3 gene encoding CRISPR-associated helicase Cas3' has translation MKESILFDEFWSHPNKLLKNHIKNMISPNDEELDRQVKLFHDIAKLKNNFQIYIRDTSNDKLDKNHSLLSAYFFLLNSKFDEILTIFGFLTIVSHHGDVVNLMTLAREANKFFKNQKELEQWDEVAGAAKNIKIYSGLSTKKDEFLDRAEKLRQYLILSQYRRKFTYEDFINFKSLYSNLIYSDKFEAIFSIPKQESKDIPIDVLESDIQNLPPNEKRDAFRNFVLNNFDENYKLFTLTAPTGYGKTLTALNFALKFNKSRIIYALPFTSIIDQTYDIIAKIYKNNDISVSKAHHKTTIDEENLTEDDRYSKIKFLMESFSGEINVTTLYQLIFALFGNKNKDNVKFNQLKNSVVIIDEAQAIPYNFRKDFILLCEIISQRLGTIFIFMSATMPVIKSEKFKEISNLDYFSKQDRYVIKWLDIGGEDELLEKICEAVSDKNTLVVVNTIKKAQELFTKLRDKFNCFCLNGYMYDDHKRATTNAVRCAIDKNKVDPLASKILLISTQSIEAGVDLDFDVGFREVSPISSIIQTAGRVNRHFGEICGELYVFPEISKFTNLIYGDLYKVSGAILSDLKQKEVRESEILEISNLYFQKISNQLENLHIKSEIEKLEFENINQKIEDIMNGNYKQTIIIEPEENFIKDFEARIFEIKNSPNEKFTIRDLFKNHIRKLSKFSINVTLKDMNKLMPNLKQINGLKDMFYLPFGSSYFYSAECGLKKDMNLDITDEVFD, from the coding sequence ATGAAAGAGTCTATTTTATTTGACGAGTTTTGGTCTCATCCAAATAAACTTTTAAAAAATCATATAAAAAATATGATCTCGCCTAACGATGAAGAACTGGATAGGCAGGTCAAGCTCTTTCACGACATCGCAAAACTGAAAAATAATTTTCAAATTTACATCAGAGATACTTCAAATGACAAGCTAGATAAAAACCACTCGCTTTTGTCGGCATATTTTTTCTTGTTAAACTCAAAATTTGATGAGATACTAACCATATTTGGCTTTCTTACCATCGTTTCGCACCATGGCGACGTGGTAAATTTAATGACGCTAGCTAGGGAGGCTAATAAATTTTTCAAAAACCAAAAAGAGCTAGAGCAGTGGGACGAAGTGGCTGGCGCTGCTAAAAACATTAAGATCTATTCTGGATTATCAACAAAAAAAGATGAGTTTTTAGATAGAGCGGAGAAGCTTCGTCAATACTTAATTTTATCACAGTACAGGCGCAAATTTACCTATGAGGACTTTATAAATTTCAAAAGCCTATATTCAAATTTGATTTATAGCGATAAATTTGAAGCTATCTTTAGCATACCAAAGCAAGAAAGCAAAGATATACCGATAGATGTTTTAGAGAGTGATATCCAAAATTTGCCGCCAAATGAAAAGAGAGACGCGTTTAGAAATTTTGTCTTAAATAACTTTGACGAAAACTACAAGCTTTTTACTTTAACTGCGCCTACGGGCTACGGAAAGACCTTGACGGCATTAAATTTTGCATTGAAATTTAACAAATCTCGCATAATTTATGCGCTTCCTTTCACTTCGATAATCGATCAAACCTACGATATTATCGCGAAAATTTATAAAAATAACGATATTTCGGTTAGCAAGGCTCATCACAAAACGACGATAGATGAAGAAAATCTGACCGAAGACGATAGGTATTCTAAGATCAAATTTTTGATGGAATCTTTTAGCGGCGAGATAAACGTTACTACGCTTTATCAGCTTATATTTGCGCTATTTGGTAATAAAAACAAAGACAACGTCAAATTTAATCAACTCAAAAATAGCGTCGTTATCATCGACGAGGCCCAAGCGATCCCATATAATTTTAGAAAAGATTTTATCCTGCTTTGCGAGATCATTTCGCAGCGGCTTGGCACTATTTTTATATTTATGTCGGCGACGATGCCGGTTATCAAAAGCGAAAAATTTAAAGAAATTTCAAATTTGGACTATTTTTCAAAGCAGGATAGATACGTCATAAAATGGCTTGATATAGGCGGCGAAGATGAGCTTTTAGAAAAGATTTGCGAGGCTGTAAGCGATAAAAATACTCTAGTCGTCGTAAATACTATCAAAAAAGCGCAAGAACTTTTTACAAAGCTAAGGGATAAATTTAACTGCTTTTGCCTAAACGGATATATGTATGATGATCACAAGCGCGCTACTACCAATGCCGTAAGGTGTGCGATAGATAAAAACAAAGTTGATCCGCTCGCAAGCAAAATTTTACTTATCTCCACGCAGTCCATAGAAGCTGGAGTGGATCTTGACTTTGACGTTGGATTTCGCGAAGTCTCGCCTATTAGCTCTATCATACAAACAGCAGGCCGTGTAAATAGGCATTTTGGAGAAATTTGCGGCGAGTTATACGTCTTTCCCGAAATAAGTAAATTTACAAATTTGATTTACGGCGATTTATATAAAGTAAGCGGGGCTATTTTGAGCGATCTTAAGCAAAAAGAGGTGCGAGAGAGCGAAATTTTAGAAATTTCAAATTTATATTTTCAAAAGATAAGCAATCAACTGGAAAATTTGCATATAAAAAGCGAGATAGAAAAGTTGGAATTTGAAAATATCAATCAAAAAATCGAAGATATCATGAACGGCAACTACAAACAAACCATAATAATCGAACCTGAAGAAAATTTCATTAAAGATTTTGAAGCTAGAATTTTTGAGATCAAAAATAGTCCAAATGAGAAATTTACCATAAGAGATCTTTTTAAAAACCACATCAGAAAGTTGTCGAAATTTAGCATAAATGTAACGTTAAAAGATATGAATAAGCTAATGCCAAATTTAAAACAGATAAACGGACTAAAAGATATGTTTTATCTGCCGTTTGGCTCGTCTTATTTTTATAGTGCCGAGTGTGGCCTTAAAAAAGATATGAATTTAGACATAACCGACGAGGTATTTGACTAA
- the cas5 gene encoding CRISPR-associated protein Cas5 gives MSIVAFRLFGDYAHFSHPATIYSSLTYPVPPKTTIMGFLGAVIGEEDYFKLSNIQYSVKIDRQILKKSFVFNGIKFALSSNMHIEEGYQNAKEKKQFYRELICSPSYVVFLNLENLEQSYQDKIISNLKEHKTAFTPYLGINFCIADFSWIDIKICEKISQDESFINTFTLMDDFVFEGINEKAKLTTARMPCGCENGRIFKDFKDFVMEINGKELIKSKNRGNIYQINDERVYFI, from the coding sequence ATGAGCATTGTTGCTTTTAGATTATTTGGAGATTACGCTCATTTTTCACATCCAGCGACGATTTATTCTAGCTTGACCTATCCAGTGCCACCAAAGACCACTATAATGGGCTTTTTAGGCGCTGTTATAGGCGAGGAGGACTACTTTAAGCTATCAAACATCCAATACAGCGTAAAAATAGATAGGCAAATTTTAAAAAAGAGTTTTGTTTTTAACGGCATAAAATTTGCCCTCTCAAGCAATATGCACATAGAAGAAGGCTATCAAAACGCAAAAGAGAAAAAGCAGTTTTACAGAGAGCTAATCTGCTCGCCGTCTTATGTCGTATTTTTAAATTTAGAAAATTTAGAGCAAAGCTATCAAGATAAAATAATCTCAAATTTAAAAGAGCACAAAACCGCCTTTACGCCCTATCTTGGGATAAATTTTTGCATAGCGGATTTTAGCTGGATCGATATAAAAATATGCGAAAAAATATCGCAAGATGAAAGCTTTATAAATACATTTACGCTTATGGATGATTTTGTTTTTGAAGGCATTAATGAAAAAGCGAAATTAACTACGGCTAGAATGCCTTGTGGCTGCGAAAATGGGCGAATTTTTAAAGATTTTAAAGACTTTGTGATGGAGATAAACGGCAAAGAGCTTATAAAATCTAAAAACCGTGGAAATATATATCAGATAAACGATGAAAGAGTCTATTTTATTTGA